A window from Streptomyces subrutilus encodes these proteins:
- a CDS encoding M4 family metallopeptidase has product MPRHSRTPTALGLGITAALTLALAAAPAAQAAAPAPDPVPALVAGADTAAPQLVTGLAEPAQGSPADAAKAHLAAHPDRYRIDTAQLTEIASERGPDGRHTVRFQQRHHGIPVFGAQYLVHLTGAGTGQRVESVAGKYFTGLTAPTTATVPDAVLRELALGSLGDPRTRAGARARAEDHGQLILPGGGGRLARHFTLRTTPATGGPRAREVYVDATDGTIALSYDARTPDPTTPTPTGSAHTAPDAEPATGTAPDALGRTVKVNIGRLPDGSYQLTDLTRPATITTYDAAGRSYYDFGGGIPADVLPAGSPGPDFPASTGSSGATDAHLGATAVYDFYRDRLGRNGLDGKGSPIISVANASDDGTPMNNALWDGQKMIYGVGGGNHRPFSVPLDIAGHEMTHGVIHNTADLVGTGQPGSMNEALADYFGNAIEVTALGTAMNDPKAALLGETLCLTGTLEACAQRRLDDRRTTLNDYLGAGNDVDSGGVHPNSTIFGGALWDIRRTLDPLVADRLIYRALTDYLTPLDEFVDGRNAVLAAGKAMKLTRTQLRSVTAAFDAHGIRAGWQQNLGVDSHLLLRGAASPGKPAVADGRWVMGNTDPAKKSQGTPLYTGSTTGSTAPTRLSPPDQRAHGWSATDGKSAAWVAQGTDNQGVWGFEVLTRSLTGGPIRSLFRSPTQWPADVQISGPDVAFRVGDPTTGRGQVLLFRDGAPAGKLPLPDGHDMTGLTLKDGLLGGTETWTAAAGEVSAPTVYSLADGKATAQYVTGDPNGASGTWTSSTLLAGGRLLWVENPGDRTKRSSIRSGAPNGSGTTDVLRRDTPHAPVNMELTASDRSVTFTTWDTNPAGGWSNAVLPKLWQLPLTGGTPERLSCNRGSQVMAAADQGTRVVWLDSTAGRTDLVARNRPAGTC; this is encoded by the coding sequence TTGCCCCGCCATTCCCGCACACCCACCGCGCTCGGACTCGGCATCACAGCCGCCCTGACCCTGGCCCTGGCCGCAGCGCCCGCCGCCCAGGCCGCCGCCCCGGCACCCGACCCCGTCCCGGCGCTGGTGGCAGGCGCGGACACCGCCGCCCCGCAACTCGTCACCGGCCTGGCCGAGCCGGCCCAGGGGAGCCCCGCCGACGCCGCCAAGGCCCATCTCGCGGCCCACCCGGACCGCTACCGGATCGATACCGCGCAGCTGACCGAGATCGCGTCCGAGCGCGGCCCGGACGGACGGCACACCGTCAGGTTCCAACAGCGCCACCACGGCATACCCGTCTTCGGCGCGCAGTACCTCGTCCACCTCACCGGCGCCGGCACCGGGCAACGCGTCGAGTCGGTCGCCGGCAAGTACTTCACCGGCCTCACCGCACCGACCACCGCCACCGTCCCCGATGCCGTGCTCCGCGAGCTGGCACTCGGTTCGCTCGGCGACCCGCGCACCCGCGCCGGAGCCAGAGCCAGAGCCGAGGACCACGGCCAGCTGATCCTGCCCGGCGGCGGCGGCCGGCTGGCCCGGCACTTCACCCTGCGCACCACCCCGGCCACCGGCGGCCCACGGGCCCGTGAGGTCTACGTGGACGCCACCGACGGCACGATCGCCCTCTCCTACGACGCCCGCACCCCGGACCCCACCACCCCCACCCCCACCGGCAGCGCCCACACCGCACCCGACGCCGAACCTGCCACCGGCACCGCCCCGGACGCCCTCGGCCGCACCGTCAAAGTGAACATCGGCCGCCTTCCGGACGGCAGTTACCAGCTCACCGACCTCACCCGGCCGGCCACCATCACCACCTACGACGCCGCGGGCCGCAGCTACTACGACTTCGGCGGCGGCATCCCCGCCGACGTCCTCCCGGCCGGCTCCCCGGGCCCCGACTTCCCGGCCTCCACCGGCAGCAGCGGCGCCACCGACGCCCACCTGGGCGCCACCGCCGTCTACGACTTCTACCGCGACCGGCTCGGCCGGAACGGCCTCGACGGCAAGGGCTCCCCGATCATCTCCGTGGCCAACGCGAGCGACGACGGCACGCCCATGAACAACGCGCTCTGGGACGGCCAGAAGATGATCTACGGCGTCGGCGGCGGCAACCACCGGCCGTTCTCCGTCCCCCTCGACATAGCGGGCCACGAGATGACCCACGGCGTCATCCACAACACCGCCGACCTGGTGGGCACCGGCCAGCCCGGCTCGATGAACGAGGCACTGGCCGACTACTTCGGCAACGCCATCGAAGTCACCGCCCTGGGCACGGCGATGAACGACCCGAAGGCCGCACTGCTGGGCGAGACCCTGTGCCTCACCGGTACCCTTGAAGCCTGCGCACAACGCCGCCTGGACGACCGCCGGACCACCCTGAACGACTACCTCGGCGCCGGGAACGACGTCGACAGCGGCGGAGTCCACCCGAACTCCACCATCTTCGGCGGCGCACTCTGGGACATCCGGCGCACACTGGACCCCCTCGTCGCCGACCGGCTGATCTACCGGGCACTCACCGACTACCTCACCCCGCTGGACGAATTCGTCGACGGACGCAACGCCGTCCTCGCCGCCGGCAAGGCCATGAAGCTCACCCGCACCCAGCTCCGCTCGGTGACAGCGGCATTCGACGCACACGGGATCCGGGCCGGCTGGCAGCAGAACCTCGGCGTGGACAGCCACCTGCTGCTCCGGGGCGCCGCCAGCCCCGGCAAACCGGCCGTCGCCGACGGCCGCTGGGTGATGGGCAACACCGACCCGGCCAAGAAGAGCCAGGGCACCCCCCTGTACACCGGCTCCACCACCGGCTCCACCGCACCCACCAGGCTCAGCCCGCCGGACCAGCGGGCACACGGCTGGTCCGCCACCGACGGGAAGTCCGCCGCCTGGGTGGCACAGGGCACCGACAACCAGGGCGTATGGGGGTTCGAGGTACTGACCCGCTCCCTGACCGGCGGTCCGATCCGCAGCCTCTTCCGCTCCCCGACCCAGTGGCCCGCCGACGTCCAGATCTCGGGCCCCGACGTGGCCTTCCGGGTCGGCGACCCCACCACCGGCCGCGGCCAGGTGCTCCTCTTCCGCGACGGCGCACCGGCCGGGAAGCTCCCGCTCCCCGACGGCCACGACATGACCGGCCTCACCCTGAAGGACGGCCTGCTCGGCGGGACCGAGACCTGGACGGCCGCCGCGGGCGAGGTCTCCGCGCCCACCGTCTACTCGCTCGCCGACGGCAAGGCCACCGCCCAGTACGTGACGGGCGACCCGAACGGCGCCAGCGGGACCTGGACCTCCTCCACGCTCCTCGCGGGGGGCAGGCTGCTCTGGGTCGAGAACCCCGGTGACCGGACGAAGCGCAGCTCGATCCGTTCGGGGGCGCCGAACGGCTCCGGGACGACCGACGTGCTGCGCAGGGACACGCCGCACGCCCCGGTGAACATGGAACTCACCGCCTCCGACCGGTCGGTCACCTTCACCACCTGGGACACCAACCCCGCCGGAGGCTGGTCCAACGCGGTCCTGCCCAAGCTCTGGCAGCTCCCCCTCACCGGCGGAACCCCCGAGCGCCTCTCCTGCAACCGCGGCAGCCAGGTCATGGCGGCAGCCGACCAGGGCACCCGGGTGGTCTGGCTCGACTCCACCGCGGGCCGTACCGACCTGGTGGCCCGCAACCGCCCCGCCGGCACCTGCTGA
- a CDS encoding TetR/AcrR family transcriptional regulator, with protein MAVQRVDARRNRALILAVAEAEVAAHGADASLEQIARTAGVGSATVRRHFPSRRALLQAVFGNRIDALCAHAAALADADDPRAALLDWLSALTTYATSARGMADALLRDDRDDKDDTDHVNACSARLAGAVDPLLHRAARAGAMASGVTTADLISLVTGLALATEHHPDPAAEAHRLLALTVRGISPQS; from the coding sequence ATGGCCGTCCAGCGCGTGGACGCACGGCGCAACCGCGCACTGATCCTCGCCGTGGCGGAGGCGGAGGTCGCCGCGCACGGCGCCGACGCCTCCCTGGAGCAGATCGCCCGCACCGCCGGAGTCGGATCGGCCACCGTGCGCCGGCACTTCCCCAGCCGCCGGGCCCTGCTGCAAGCGGTGTTCGGCAACCGGATCGACGCCCTGTGCGCCCACGCCGCGGCCCTCGCCGACGCGGACGACCCCCGGGCCGCGCTGCTGGACTGGCTGAGCGCCCTCACCACGTACGCGACCTCCGCGCGCGGCATGGCCGATGCGCTCCTCCGGGACGACCGGGACGACAAGGACGACACGGACCACGTGAATGCCTGCTCGGCACGGCTCGCCGGCGCGGTCGATCCTCTGCTGCACCGCGCCGCCCGGGCCGGCGCGATGGCGTCAGGGGTGACCACCGCCGACCTGATCTCGCTGGTCACGGGCCTCGCACTCGCCACGGAGCACCATCCCGACCCTGCCGCCGAAGCACACCGGCTGCTCGCCCTGACGGTACGGGGGATCAGCCCGCAGAGCTGA
- a CDS encoding NmrA/HSCARG family protein, with protein sequence MSADSAPVLVVGATGRQGGATARALLAAGIGVRALVRDPATARARAVGALGGELVTGDLDDPGSVRRAAAGVRAVFSVQMPDLDGRGFEGEVAQAVNLIEGARAAGVPQFVHTSVSGAGQHVGWVKGRWAWMEPYYTAKAGIQDRVREAGFAHWTLVKPGFFMENFLPSARIMFPRGVGGGLVSLLKPATRLSLIAVDDIGTAAAAAVAEPERFAGVELELAGDFLTMTDIAAILSRALGTGLTAPDMTAEEATAAGMPGMGFAQARINEEPQPARPRFARDLGLPLTSFEAWARDHLGDTG encoded by the coding sequence ATGAGCGCGGACTCCGCCCCGGTTCTGGTCGTCGGCGCCACCGGCCGGCAGGGGGGCGCCACGGCTCGCGCCCTGCTCGCGGCGGGGATTGGCGTTCGGGCGCTGGTCCGGGATCCCGCGACCGCCCGGGCGCGGGCCGTCGGGGCGCTGGGCGGCGAACTGGTCACCGGCGACCTCGACGACCCGGGCTCCGTGCGCCGGGCCGCCGCGGGGGTGCGCGCGGTCTTCTCGGTCCAGATGCCCGACCTGGACGGCCGCGGGTTCGAGGGCGAGGTCGCGCAGGCCGTCAACCTGATCGAGGGTGCGCGGGCCGCCGGGGTCCCGCAGTTCGTGCACACGTCGGTCTCCGGTGCCGGGCAGCACGTCGGCTGGGTGAAGGGCCGGTGGGCGTGGATGGAGCCGTACTACACCGCCAAGGCCGGGATCCAGGACCGGGTCCGCGAGGCGGGCTTCGCTCATTGGACGCTCGTCAAGCCGGGGTTCTTCATGGAGAACTTCCTCCCCTCCGCGCGGATCATGTTCCCTCGCGGGGTCGGGGGCGGGCTGGTGAGCCTGTTGAAGCCCGCGACCCGGTTGTCGCTGATCGCGGTCGACGACATCGGGACGGCGGCCGCCGCGGCTGTCGCCGAGCCGGAGCGGTTCGCCGGGGTCGAGCTGGAACTGGCGGGTGACTTCCTGACGATGACGGACATCGCCGCGATCCTCTCCCGGGCCCTGGGTACCGGGCTGACCGCGCCCGACATGACCGCGGAGGAGGCGACGGCGGCGGGGATGCCCGGCATGGGCTTCGCTCAGGCCCGCATCAACGAGGAGCCCCAGCCCGCCCGCCCCCGGTTCGCACGGGACCTGGGGCTGCCCCTCACGTCCTTCGAGGCCTGGGCGCGCGACCACCTCGGGGACACCGGGTGA
- a CDS encoding xanthine dehydrogenase family protein molybdopterin-binding subunit → MPPDPGSPTALGSPAPRREGREKVTGTARYAAEHTPPGCAYAWPVPATAARGRVTSLDTAAATALPGVIGVLTPYDAPRLGTWDDPTLHLLQDLRVPHRGWYVALAVAHTPEDARAAAAAVRVAYDTGPHDVTLRADHPHAYTPQDANGGHPAHREHGDPDTALTTAPVQVDCTYTVAPLHNHPMEPHAATADWDEEHHHLTVHDSSQGAHPVRAALAALLKLTEDDITVVSEHVGGGFGSKGTPRPHVVLAAMAALHYRRPVKLALPRAHLPATVGHRAPTLHRVRLGARADGTLTALTHEVTTHTSRIREFVEQAAVPARVMYAVPDVRTTHRVVALDVPTPSWMRAPGEAPGMYALESAMDELADALGIDPVELRVRNEPPTEPDSGRPFSSRHLVDCLRDGARRFGWTGRPRPTREGPFLIGTGVAAATYPVLVSPSTARAHARPDGHYLVEVDATDIGTGARTVLAQIAADALHTPLDTVTVALGHTGLPDAPLAGGSSGTASWGWAVHDACTALTARLRHHHGPLPAEGLSASADTTPSAPQTSPYARHAFGAHFAEVRVDTVTGEVRVRRMLGVFAAGRILNPRTARSQFKGAMVMGLGMALTEHSTMDAAFGDFTESDLAAYHVPAHADVPAIEAHWIDEHDTHLNPMGSKGIGEIGIVGAAAAIGNAVSHATGHRLRELPLTPDRVLPALARPA, encoded by the coding sequence ATGCCCCCCGACCCCGGCAGCCCCACCGCCCTCGGCAGCCCCGCCCCCCGCCGGGAAGGCCGCGAAAAGGTCACGGGAACCGCCCGCTACGCCGCCGAGCACACACCCCCCGGCTGCGCCTACGCCTGGCCCGTGCCCGCCACCGCCGCCCGCGGCCGCGTCACCTCCCTCGACACCGCCGCCGCCACCGCCCTCCCCGGCGTGATCGGCGTCCTGACCCCGTACGACGCACCCCGCCTGGGCACCTGGGACGACCCCACCCTCCACCTCCTCCAGGACCTCCGCGTCCCCCACCGCGGCTGGTACGTCGCCCTCGCCGTCGCCCACACCCCCGAAGACGCACGGGCCGCCGCGGCCGCCGTGCGCGTCGCCTACGACACCGGTCCGCACGACGTCACCCTCCGCGCGGACCACCCCCACGCCTACACCCCCCAGGACGCCAACGGAGGCCACCCCGCCCACCGCGAACACGGCGACCCCGACACCGCGCTCACCACCGCACCCGTACAGGTCGACTGCACCTACACGGTGGCCCCCCTGCACAACCACCCCATGGAGCCGCACGCCGCCACCGCCGACTGGGACGAGGAACACCACCACCTGACCGTGCACGACTCCAGCCAGGGCGCGCACCCCGTCCGCGCCGCACTGGCCGCCCTGCTCAAGCTCACCGAAGACGACATCACCGTCGTCTCCGAACACGTCGGCGGCGGATTCGGTTCGAAGGGCACCCCCCGCCCGCACGTCGTCCTCGCCGCGATGGCCGCACTCCACTACCGCAGACCCGTCAAACTCGCCCTGCCCCGCGCCCACCTGCCCGCCACCGTCGGACACCGCGCACCCACCCTGCACCGCGTCCGGCTCGGCGCCCGCGCGGACGGCACCCTCACCGCCCTCACCCACGAGGTCACCACCCACACCTCACGGATCCGCGAATTCGTCGAACAAGCGGCCGTACCCGCCCGCGTCATGTACGCCGTACCGGACGTCCGCACCACCCACCGCGTCGTCGCCCTCGACGTCCCCACCCCCTCCTGGATGCGCGCCCCCGGCGAGGCACCCGGCATGTACGCCCTGGAATCGGCGATGGACGAACTGGCCGACGCGCTCGGCATCGACCCCGTCGAACTGCGCGTGCGCAACGAACCGCCCACCGAACCCGACAGCGGCCGCCCCTTCAGCAGCCGCCACCTCGTGGACTGCCTGCGCGACGGCGCCCGGCGCTTCGGCTGGACCGGCCGACCCCGACCGACCCGCGAAGGCCCCTTCCTCATCGGCACCGGAGTGGCCGCCGCCACCTACCCCGTCCTCGTCTCCCCCTCCACCGCCCGGGCCCACGCCCGCCCCGACGGCCACTACCTCGTCGAAGTCGACGCCACCGACATCGGAACCGGCGCCCGAACCGTCCTGGCCCAGATCGCCGCCGACGCCCTGCACACCCCCCTCGACACCGTGACCGTCGCCCTCGGCCACACCGGCCTGCCCGACGCCCCCCTCGCCGGCGGCTCCTCCGGCACCGCCTCCTGGGGCTGGGCCGTCCACGACGCCTGCACCGCCCTGACCGCACGCCTGCGACACCACCACGGACCGCTCCCCGCCGAAGGACTGTCCGCCTCCGCCGACACCACCCCGTCCGCCCCGCAGACATCCCCCTACGCCCGGCACGCCTTCGGCGCGCACTTCGCCGAAGTCCGCGTCGACACGGTCACCGGAGAGGTCCGCGTCCGCCGCATGCTGGGCGTCTTCGCGGCCGGCCGCATCCTCAACCCGCGCACCGCCCGCTCGCAGTTCAAGGGCGCCATGGTGATGGGGCTGGGCATGGCGCTCACCGAACACAGCACCATGGACGCGGCGTTCGGCGACTTCACCGAGAGCGACCTCGCCGCCTACCACGTACCGGCGCACGCCGACGTACCCGCCATCGAAGCCCACTGGATCGACGAACACGACACCCACCTCAACCCCATGGGCAGCAAGGGAATCGGCGAGATCGGCATCGTCGGAGCGGCGGCCGCGATCGGCAACGCCGTCAGCCACGCCACCGGACACCGCCTGCGCGAACTGCCCCTCACCCCCGACCGCGTCCTGCCCGCCCTCGCCCGCCCCGCCTGA
- a CDS encoding FAD binding domain-containing protein has protein sequence MKPFTYVRPTSLREAAAAHARHPGSRYLGGGTNLVDLMKRDVETPDTLIDLTRLPLHAIEELPTGALRVQAAVPNTDLAAHPLVRTRYPALSQALLAGASGQLRNIATTGGNLLQRTRCPYFQDPSKPCNKREPGTGCSARDGVHRDHAVLGQSDHCIATHPSDMAVALAALDATIELYDAEHGTRQVAATAFHRLPGDHPEQDTVIRPGEILTAVLLPPAAPAAASLYRKARDRASYAFALASVAAVLELRDGRVHHLALAFGGLAHRPWRATTAEARLTGARPTERALREAVDAELAAARPLRDNAFKVDLARNLAHDALTTLIRTTTGDPPPTPRRP, from the coding sequence GTGAAGCCCTTCACCTACGTACGGCCCACCAGCCTCCGGGAAGCGGCCGCCGCCCACGCCCGCCACCCCGGCTCCCGCTACCTCGGCGGCGGCACCAACCTCGTCGACCTCATGAAGCGCGACGTCGAAACCCCGGACACCCTCATCGACCTCACCCGGCTGCCCCTGCACGCCATCGAGGAACTGCCCACCGGCGCACTGCGCGTCCAAGCCGCGGTACCCAACACCGACCTCGCCGCCCACCCCCTCGTCCGCACCCGCTACCCCGCCCTGTCCCAGGCCCTCCTCGCCGGCGCCTCCGGACAACTCCGCAACATCGCCACCACCGGCGGAAACCTCCTCCAACGCACCCGCTGCCCCTACTTCCAGGACCCCTCCAAACCCTGCAACAAACGCGAACCGGGCACCGGCTGCAGCGCCCGCGACGGCGTGCACCGCGACCACGCCGTCCTCGGCCAATCCGACCACTGCATCGCCACCCACCCCTCCGACATGGCGGTCGCCCTCGCCGCCCTGGACGCCACGATCGAGCTGTACGACGCCGAGCACGGCACCCGCCAGGTCGCCGCCACCGCCTTCCACCGCCTCCCCGGCGACCACCCCGAACAGGACACCGTCATCCGCCCGGGCGAAATCCTCACCGCCGTGCTCCTGCCCCCCGCCGCCCCCGCGGCCGCCTCCCTCTACCGCAAGGCCCGCGACCGCGCCTCGTACGCCTTCGCCCTGGCCTCCGTCGCCGCCGTACTCGAACTCCGCGACGGCCGCGTACACCACCTCGCCCTCGCCTTCGGCGGCCTCGCCCACCGCCCCTGGCGCGCCACCACCGCCGAAGCACGACTGACCGGCGCCCGCCCCACCGAGCGGGCCCTGCGCGAAGCCGTCGACGCCGAACTCGCCGCGGCCCGCCCCCTGCGCGACAACGCCTTCAAGGTCGACCTCGCCCGCAACCTCGCCCACGACGCGCTCACCACCCTGATCCGCACCACCACCGGCGACCCGCCCCCCACCCCCCGCCGGCCGTGA
- a CDS encoding (2Fe-2S)-binding protein: MRINGRDHVLDLDHRVTLLDALRERLDLTGSKKGCDHGQCGACTVLVDGRRANSCLLLAVAHDGAEITTVEGLADADGALHPLQQAFLDHDAFQCGYCTPGQLCSAVGALREAAAGHPSHATTPTTAAATGRPAVLTPEEIRERMSGNLCRCGAYNAIVDAVTTVDTATNTAATTGDPTTDDPAPDPAPSREAAA; this comes from the coding sequence CTGCGCATCAACGGCCGCGACCACGTCCTCGACCTGGACCACCGCGTCACCCTCCTCGACGCCCTGCGCGAACGCCTCGACCTGACCGGATCCAAGAAGGGCTGCGACCACGGCCAGTGCGGCGCCTGCACCGTCCTCGTCGACGGCCGGCGCGCCAACAGCTGCCTGCTGCTCGCCGTCGCCCACGACGGGGCCGAGATCACCACCGTCGAGGGACTGGCCGACGCCGACGGCGCCCTCCACCCCCTCCAGCAGGCCTTCCTCGACCACGACGCCTTCCAGTGCGGCTACTGCACCCCCGGCCAGCTCTGCTCCGCCGTCGGCGCCCTGCGGGAAGCCGCCGCCGGCCACCCCTCCCACGCCACCACCCCGACCACCGCGGCCGCCACCGGCCGCCCGGCCGTCCTGACCCCCGAGGAAATCAGGGAACGCATGAGCGGCAACCTCTGCCGCTGCGGCGCCTACAACGCCATCGTCGACGCCGTCACGACCGTGGACACCGCCACGAACACCGCCGCCACGACAGGCGACCCCACGACAGACGACCCCGCCCCGGACCCCGCCCCGAGCCGGGAGGCAGCCGCGTGA
- a CDS encoding DUF3291 domain-containing protein — MTPPPPAPAPAPAPVPAAQLAQLNVAALLHPLDDPRTAPFVDLLDPVNAAADTAPGFVWRLVEEGAADATGLRPAGEHVIVNLSVWQDQDSLWDFAYRSGHLEAMRQRRAWFARHVEAHLVLWWIPAGHLPTLDEALERLADLRAHGPSPRAFTFASSHTAAEAADHLPTAPPAPPRPSPAAHPAKA; from the coding sequence ATGACCCCACCCCCACCCGCACCCGCACCCGCACCCGCACCCGTGCCCGCCGCCCAACTCGCCCAACTCAACGTCGCCGCCCTCCTCCACCCCCTCGACGACCCGCGCACCGCACCGTTCGTCGACCTGCTCGACCCGGTCAACGCCGCCGCCGACACCGCACCCGGCTTCGTGTGGCGACTGGTGGAGGAAGGAGCGGCCGACGCCACCGGCCTGCGCCCGGCGGGCGAGCACGTCATCGTCAACCTGTCGGTCTGGCAGGACCAGGACTCCCTCTGGGACTTCGCCTACCGCAGCGGACACCTGGAGGCGATGCGGCAGCGCCGCGCCTGGTTCGCACGGCACGTCGAGGCCCACCTGGTGCTCTGGTGGATCCCCGCCGGCCACCTCCCGACCCTCGACGAGGCCCTGGAGCGACTGGCGGACCTGCGGGCACACGGACCCTCCCCCCGCGCGTTCACCTTCGCCTCCTCCCACACCGCCGCCGAAGCCGCCGACCACCTGCCCACCGCGCCGCCGGCACCGCCGCGACCGTCCCCGGCCGCCCACCCGGCGAAAGCCTGA
- a CDS encoding helix-turn-helix transcriptional regulator, with the protein MEDIDAIAALQDPVRRRLYEYVAAQGREVGRNEAAEAAGVARTLAAHHLDRLTEAGLLESGSRRLTGRSGPGAGRPAKVYTRSRTERTLSLPARDYRTAAELLAETVERAGLDAALCAAARRRGEALRAPAEPCASLEEAVELLAARGYEPHLEDTGGAGPAGGPEGTSGTAARAVRMRNCPFHAVAERFPPLVCGMNLALLEGLLGAAGAVRARMDARPGECCVVVEDSKNNDH; encoded by the coding sequence ATGGAGGACATCGACGCGATCGCGGCGCTGCAGGACCCGGTACGACGCCGCCTCTACGAGTACGTGGCGGCGCAGGGCCGCGAAGTCGGCCGCAACGAGGCCGCCGAAGCGGCCGGGGTGGCGCGGACCCTCGCCGCGCACCACCTGGACCGGCTGACCGAGGCCGGCCTGCTGGAGAGCGGCAGCCGCCGCCTGACGGGCCGTTCGGGGCCGGGGGCGGGCCGCCCCGCCAAGGTGTACACCCGCTCGCGCACCGAGCGGACGCTGTCACTGCCCGCCCGCGACTACCGCACCGCCGCCGAACTCCTCGCCGAGACCGTCGAGCGGGCCGGGCTGGACGCCGCGCTCTGCGCGGCCGCGCGCCGCCGCGGTGAAGCCCTGCGCGCTCCCGCCGAGCCCTGCGCCAGCCTCGAAGAGGCCGTGGAACTGCTGGCCGCCCGCGGCTACGAACCGCACCTGGAGGACACCGGGGGCGCCGGACCTGCCGGAGGCCCCGAAGGTACGTCCGGGACGGCCGCGCGCGCCGTCCGCATGCGCAACTGCCCCTTCCACGCCGTGGCCGAACGCTTCCCGCCCCTGGTCTGCGGCATGAACCTCGCACTGCTGGAAGGGCTGCTCGGTGCGGCCGGCGCCGTCCGCGCCCGCATGGACGCCCGGCCGGGGGAGTGCTGCGTCGTCGTGGAAGATTCTAAAAACAACGATCATTGA
- a CDS encoding ATP-binding protein, whose amino-acid sequence MDTMSLAIATVRPAASLAGAREGARAFLEGLVRPIAAEVADALVLIVSELVTNALRHGGGACTLDLTAHPDTIEVAVHDRSPHEPHTRTPDLHGGTGGFGWPMVNRLARATAVTRRPAGGKTVSALLAR is encoded by the coding sequence ATGGACACGATGAGCCTCGCCATCGCGACGGTCCGCCCCGCGGCCTCCCTCGCCGGCGCCCGCGAGGGCGCCCGCGCCTTCCTCGAAGGCCTCGTCCGCCCGATCGCGGCCGAAGTCGCCGACGCCCTGGTCCTGATCGTCTCGGAACTCGTCACCAACGCCCTGCGCCACGGCGGCGGCGCCTGCACCCTGGACCTGACCGCCCACCCCGACACCATCGAGGTGGCCGTGCACGACCGCAGCCCGCACGAGCCGCACACGCGCACCCCCGACCTGCACGGCGGCACCGGCGGCTTCGGCTGGCCCATGGTCAACCGCCTCGCCCGCGCCACCGCCGTGACCCGCCGGCCGGCCGGCGGCAAGACCGTCAGCGCCCTCCTCGCCCGCTAG
- a CDS encoding DUF4158 domain-containing protein — protein sequence MTRRKSDLHELAERWTLSEEERELAAGKRGATRLGFAVLLKFHTLYGRFPHGPSELPDGAVACVARRLHVPASDLDSYNWTGRTAEYHRAQIRGHRRFRECTVADAKELTGYLAGTVAREERTPERVREELMRRCRAEGVEPPTPGRCDRIVAAALHAAEEALTAQVCSRLSPESTQRIVSLVAARAGRNAAAAPGAGPAGPSQNDPPLLKTIKEAPGAASLQTILAEADRLLAVRSIGLPPDLFTGIAPPVLAGWRTRAAAEAPSLLRTHPVPLRVTLLAALLHTRERELTDTLADLVISLSGLLRAAAPPSDGPR from the coding sequence GTGACGCGTAGAAAGTCGGACCTTCATGAGCTCGCCGAGCGCTGGACGCTCTCGGAGGAGGAGCGGGAACTCGCCGCGGGCAAGCGCGGCGCGACCCGGCTGGGATTCGCCGTGCTGCTCAAGTTCCACACCCTGTACGGCCGCTTCCCCCACGGCCCGTCGGAGCTGCCGGACGGCGCCGTCGCGTGCGTCGCCCGCCGGCTGCACGTTCCCGCGTCCGACCTGGACTCCTACAACTGGACGGGGCGGACCGCCGAGTACCACCGCGCGCAGATCCGCGGCCACCGCCGCTTCAGGGAGTGCACCGTCGCCGACGCCAAGGAACTCACCGGCTACCTGGCCGGCACCGTCGCCCGGGAGGAACGCACCCCCGAACGGGTCCGCGAGGAGCTGATGCGGCGCTGCCGCGCCGAGGGCGTCGAACCGCCCACCCCCGGCCGCTGCGACCGGATCGTCGCCGCGGCGCTCCACGCGGCCGAGGAGGCGCTCACGGCGCAGGTCTGCTCGCGGCTCAGCCCGGAAAGCACCCAGCGAATCGTTTCCCTGGTGGCCGCCCGGGCCGGCCGCAACGCCGCCGCCGCACCCGGAGCCGGGCCGGCGGGGCCGAGCCAAAACGATCCGCCACTCCTGAAGACGATCAAAGAGGCCCCGGGCGCGGCCAGCCTGCAGACGATCCTCGCCGAGGCGGACAGGCTCCTGGCGGTCCGCTCGATCGGACTGCCGCCGGACCTGTTCACCGGCATCGCACCCCCGGTCCTGGCCGGCTGGCGGACCCGCGCCGCCGCCGAGGCCCCCTCCCTCCTGCGGACCCACCCCGTCCCCTTGCGGGTGACCCTGCTGGCCGCCCTCCTCCACACCCGGGAGCGGGAGCTGACCGACACCCTGGCGGACCTCGTGATCTCCCTCTCGGGCCTCCTGCGGGCCGCCGCCCCACCCTCCGACGGGCCCCGCTGA